Proteins encoded together in one Carassius auratus strain Wakin chromosome 32, ASM336829v1, whole genome shotgun sequence window:
- the LOC113051723 gene encoding 14-3-3 protein epsilon-like, whose product MADREYLVYQAKLAEQAERYDEMVESMKSVAGKDTELTVEERNLLSVAYKNVIGARRASWRIISSIEQKEESKGGEGKLKMIREYRQAVENELKSVCSDILDVLDKHLIPAANTGESKVFYYKMKGDYDRYLAEFATGNDRKEAAENSLVAYKAASDIAMIELPPTHPIRLGLALNFSVFYYEILNSPDRACRLAKAAFDDAIAELDTLSEDSYKDSTLIMQLLRDNLTLWTSDTQGDGEEQTKAAPPDAEEEKQ is encoded by the exons ATGGCAGATCGAGAGTACTTGGTTTACCAGGCTAAACTAGCAGAACAAGCCGAGAGATACGATG AAATGGTGGAGTCCATGAAGAGCGTCGCAGGAAAGGACACCGAGCTGACCGTAGAGGAGAGAAACCTGTTATCGGTGGCGTATAAGAACGTGATCGGCGCTCGACGAGCCTCCTGGAGGATCATCAGCAGCATCGAGCAGAAAGAGGAGAGCAAGGGAGGAGAGGGCAAGCTCAAGATGATCCGGGAATACAGACAAGCG GTTGAGAATGAGCTGAAATCTGTTTGCAGTGACATACTGGATGTCCTGGACAAACACCTCATTCCTGCCGCCAACACGGGAGAATCCAAAGTCTTCTACTACAAAAT GAAAGGAGACTACGACAGGTACCTAGCAGAGTTTGCCACAGGTAATGACAGGAAGGAAGCAGCGGAGAACAGTCTGGTGGCGTATAAAGCTGCCAGTGACATCGCCATGATTGAGCTCCCGCCCACACATCCCATCCGGCTCGGACTCGCTCTCAACTTCTCTGTCTTCTACTACGAGATCCTGAACTCCCCCGACCGCGCCTGCAG GTTGGCGAAGGCGGCGTTTGACGATGCGATCGCGGAGCTGGACACGCTGAGTGAGGACAGTTACAAGGACTCGACGCTCATCATGCAGCTGTTACGGGACAACCTGACACTCTGGACCTCAGACACACAGGGAGACG GTGAAGAACAAACTAAAGCAGCGCCTCCAGATGCTGAGGAAGAAAAGCAGTGA